In Zingiber officinale cultivar Zhangliang chromosome 1A, Zo_v1.1, whole genome shotgun sequence, a genomic segment contains:
- the LOC122004616 gene encoding uncharacterized protein LOC122004616 translates to MVPAQETAKLVLQDGELHEFARPVKATHVLQTMHPAFFVCDADDMVFDSQAPAADELRPGKIYFVLPVSMLRRPLHAEEMAALAMKASVALMGKVMPAAVFENTISASSKVPGAAKRQRSAANGKWRSGKGRDFISHLGLIPE, encoded by the coding sequence ATGGTACCGGCGCAGGAGACGGCGAAGCTGGTGCTACAAGACGGCGAGCTGCACGAGTTTGCTAGGCCGGTGAAGGCGACCCACGTGCTGCAGACGATGCACCCGGCCTTCTTCGTGTGCGACGCCGACGACATGGTGTTCGACAGCCAGGCGCCCGCCGCGGACGAGCTGCGGCCCGGGAAGATCTACTTCGTGCTCCCTGTCTCCATGCTCCGACGCCCGCTCCACGCAGAGGAGATGGCCGCGCTGGCCATGAAGGCCAGCGTCGCCCTCATGGGGAAGGTGATGCCGGCGGCCGTGTTCGAAAATACAATTTCGGCCAGTTCAAAGGTTCCCGGCGCGGCGAAGCGGCAGAGAAGCGCCGCTAATGGCAAATGGAGAAGTGGAAAGGGCCGGGATTTTATTTCCCATTTGGGATTGATTCCAGAGTAA
- the LOC122037633 gene encoding nuclear pore complex protein NUP1-like isoform X2: MAEYEGSGGGIGGKIRRRYFRRTTPYDRPATAARPIRELQAAERRNGWLSKLVDPASRAIAWSASILFPSVFQGRLEAPLPATSEAKQGSEKEVLEEYHANLLPARQEQFPSHGKNPFNYLNTGNAQDGTHSSCTDGELDQLLIKKTYTRSEYDRIAQILRLRVTETSKPVENNDMGEVPDKVDNQKQCPISPTVQPTSSYVKNNKAVASAEEAKNTCSFHGNDASQASLLSVSKEEVGSPTKIAKGYMSLRPSELYPTALSMQTQNFMMDRTFPNGPSHAKQSFDKSMALRSLVQHSQPLEFTNSELHGRSTFNKMSHSPYFKPHSVANTEVSNPYEITPQNHTRLKLHGRSAIYKMARSPYLKPHSVANPRMLKRGSSVLDDGIGPVSPIRRIRHKSNITSPPRSSFSSMRHFPSSSTYVDPSSVPSSQKLLHWSEQKKNDKDLHNVESIMSPIVPIPPQSSEMARKILEQLDKLAPAPKVKSSNLKIGMDESPLMLTHDILSSPALKSMEKIEMTKFVNVQENGSSESPKDGLHQRNPISEKQYMAEETGSAASDPPKFERVVTEVKPSVSATHFTVSDVATIPTTRKPAFQMSVPEDLDELDDESDSIKDSSTSANGKSELLPDIQITQIAETRLEASKISSSNGVLVSTSMLDANAMKVPNVSGNGDLNGLDFPVLPLPGSSSMPSTIPTSAMPPFQPTPLKEKASSPILKDGSMVYSAGSPSMTAGSDGPNFLARDHNRKGIFSDFDKVGKTLKGGDIFNALGNATPSSLSTSPNWSLTTSFGISSTSKLSNDTASLTNEPMKPSIFTSSNSTTPSTSVSLSSTVSTSSVPPLSVFTSMSSSPSPPSALSSDSTSLNGLLKFGVPSQPSGASSLFSISSSQSISFGASAGSSFSSQPVANSSAVSKPLLSTSVDAIQASTSAAPLFGLSSAATKPLGASSGLTFPTFTGSSSNSSSSTTTMSTLNFGSSSGFSLSRYTISSQSAGSSSSLISTAPFGLSSVSPIFTGKSSESGSSSTVVSSSGLSLSSANASSQSSGSSNSLVSTAPFGSTNAAFLPGTTFSINFGASTASFGSSTQESQSSVSVPTFGSISSSPIAGFSFGVNTQASQSSVSIPTFDSTSSSPVTGFSFGVNTQASQSSVSVSTFNSTSSSPSTGFSFGSAPSGSSPFPFVASSMPAFSFGSTGSTSSLSASPAPLLFGTPNQLVALNSSPGNDQMSVEDSMADDPVQPSASLGTLGQPTNMPSPNFIYGSPAAPGGQQTFQFGSQQNNFAPSPFQPAPNLDFTAGSSFSWGTGGGDKSGRKFVKVRRDKHRRK; encoded by the exons ATGGCGGAGTATGAAGGCAGCGGGGGAGGGATCGGTGGCAAGATCCGGAGGCGCTACTTTCGTCGTACGACGCCCTACGACCGTCCCGCCACGGCCGCGAGGCCCATCCGCGAGCTCCAAGCGGCGGAACGCCGCAACGGCTGGCTGTCCAAGCTCGTGGACCCGGCTTCCCGGGCCATTGCATGGAGCGCGTCGATCCTCTTTCCCTCCGTCTTTCAGGGGCGGCTGGAGGCTCCCCTGCCTGCTACATCAG AGGCAAAGCAGGGATCTGAGAAAGAAGTCCTTGAAGAATACCATGCT AATTTACTACCGGCAAGACAAGAGCAATTTCCCAGTCATGGAAAGAATCCTTTTAACTATCTTAATACTGGCAATGCTCAGGATGGGACTCATTCTTCTTGTACTGATGGAGAACTTGATCAACTACTGATTAAGAAAACTTATACAAG GAGTGAGTATGATCGCATTGCTCAGATATTACGTCTTAGAGTTACAGAAACAAGTAAGCCAGTTGAAAATAATGACATGGGAGAAGTCCCTGATAAAGTGGATAACCAGAAGCAGTGTCCTATTAGTCCAACAGTACAACCAACATCAAGTTATGTCAAAAACAATAAGGCTGTTGCCTCAGCTGAAGAAGCAAAAAACACCTGTAGCTTTCATGGAAATGATGCATCTCAAGCTAGCTTATTATCT GTTTCCAAGGAAGAAGTTGGATCACCAACCAAAATTGCTAAAGGTTACATGAGTTTGAGGCCTTCTGAATTATATCCAACAGCTCTAAGCATGCAAACTCAAAATTTCATGATGGATAGAACTTTTCCTAATGGTCCTTCACATGCCAAGCAATCATTTGACAAATCAATGGCATTAAGATCCCTAGTCCAACATTCACAGCCACTTGAGTTTACAAATTCAGAACTTCATGGCAGATCAACATTCAATAAAATGTCTCATTCTCCATATTTTAAGCCCCATTCAGTGGCTAATACAGAA GTTTCTAATCCTTATGAGATTACACCTCAGAACCATACACGTCTGAAACTTCATGGGAGATCAGCAATATACAAAATGGCTCGTTCTCCATACCTCAAGCCCCATTCGGTCGCTAACCCAAGG ATGCTGAAACGAGGGAGCTCAGTTTTGGATGATGGAATTGGACCTGTTAGCCCCATTCGTCGGATTCGCCACAAGTCTAATATAACATCTCCACCAAGAAGCTCATTCTCATCAATGCGACATTTTCCTTCTTCCTCAACTTATGTTGATCCATCTTCTGTACCTTCGAGCCAAAAGCTTCTGCACTGGAGTGAGCAAAAGAAGAATGATAAGGACCTACATAATGTTGAAAGTATCATGTCTCCCATTGTTCCAATTCCTCCTCAATCCAGTGAAATGGCTAGGAAGATACTTGAGCAACTTGATAAATTAGCTCCTGCTCCAAAAGTGAAATCATCTAATTTGAAAATTGGCATGGATGAATCACCTCTTATGCTAACTCACGACATTCTGAGTAGCCCGGCCCTCAAAAGTATGGAGAAAATTGAAATGACTAAGTTTGTGAATGTGCAAGAAAATGGTAGTTCTGAATCTCCCAAAGATGGCCTTCATCAAAGAAATCCTATTTCTGAGAAGCAATATATGGCTGAAGAAACTGGATCTGCAGCCTCTGATCCTCCAAAATTTGAAAGAGTTGTTACAGAGGTCAAGCCTAGTGTATCAGCTACACATTTTACTGTTTCAGATGTTGCTACTATCCCTACTACAAGAAAACCTGCCTTCCAGATGAGTGTTCCTGAG GACCTTGATGAATTGGACGATGAAAGTGATTCGATAAAGGATTCTTCTACAAGTGCAAATGGTAAATCTGAGCTGTTACCAGACATCCAGATCACACAAATTGCAGAAACTAGGTTGGAGGCTTCTAAAATTTCTTCCTCTAATGGTGTTCTTGTATCTACATCAATGTTGGATGCAAATGCCATGAAGGTTCCTAATGTGTCTGGTAATGGTGACTTAAATGGATTAGATTTTCCTGTGTTACCTCTGCCTGGTTCTTCATCAATGCCTTCGACAATTCCGACTTCAGCCATGCCTCCTTTCCAACCTACACCTCTAAAAGAGAAAGCCTCATCTCCTATTCTAAAAGATGGGTCGATGGTATATTCAGCTGGATCTCCTTCAATGACAGCTGGTTCTGATGGCCCAAATTTTCTTGCAAG GGATCATAACAGAAAAGGCATATTTTCAGATTTTGATAAAGTTGGTAAAACATTGAAGGGTGGAGATATATTCAATGCATTAGGAAATGCTACTCCGTCAAGCTTGTCAACTTCACCTAACTGGAGCTTAACAACTAGTTTTGGCATTTCTTCAACTTCCAAATTAAGTAATGATACTGCTTCTTTGACAAATGAGCCTATGAAGCCATCCATTTTCACTTCGAGCAACTCTACCACTCCAAGCACCTCTGTTTCTTTGTCAAGCACTGTTAGCACTTCTTCCGTCCCTCCATTGTCAGTATTTACAAGCATGAGCAGTAGCCCTTCTCCTCCATCGGCTTTATCGTCAGATTCAACTTCTTTAAATGGACTTTTAAAATTTGGTGTACCATCACAGCCTAGTGGTGCTAGTTCATTATTTTCTATCAGCAGTTCTCAGAGCATTTCTTTTGGGGCTTCAGCTGGATCAAGTTTTTCTAGTCAGCCAGTAGCGAATAGTTCTGCTGTGTCAAAACCTTTGTTGAGCACATCTGTTGATGCCATTCAGGCATCAACTTCTGCTGCCCCTTTATTTGGTTTATCAAGTGCTGCTACTAAACCTCTTGGTGCAAGTTCTGGTCTCACATTCCCTACTTTTACTGGATCATCTTCAAACTCTAGCAGTTCTACTACCACTATGTCAACATTAAATTTTGGTTCAAGTTCTGGCTTTTCCCTTTCCAGGTATACCATTTCATCTCAAAGTGCTGGAAGCAGCAGCTCCTTAATATCAACTGCTCCTTTTGGTTTAAGCAGTGTTTCCCCTATCTTTACTGGAAAATCTTCAGAATCTGGTAGTTCTAGTACAGTTGTATCAAGTTCTGGTCTTTCCCTTTCTAGTGCTAATGCTTCATCTCAAAGTTCTGGCAGCAGCAACTCCCTTGTCTCAACTGCACCTTTTGGCTCAACCAATGCTGCTTTTTTGCCTGGTACTACTTTTTCGATCAACTTTGGTGCAAGCACTGCATCATTTGGCTCAAGTACCCAGGAATCCCAATCATCAGTATCTGTCCCTACTTTTGGTTCCATATCATCTTCACCGATTGCAGGGTTTTCATTTGGCGTAAACACTCAAGCATCCCAATCATCAGTCTCTATCCCTACTTTTGATTCCACATCATCTTCACCAGTTACAGGATTTTCATTTGGCGTAAACACTCAAGCATCCCAATCATCAGTCTCTGTCTCTACGTTTAATTCTACATCATCTTCGCCATCTACAGGGTTTTCGTTTGGATCGGCTCCTTCAGGGAGCTCAccttttccatttgttgcatcttcGATGCCAGCATTTTCATTTGGTTCAACTGGAAGCACATCATCCCTTTCTGCCTCTCCTGCACCATTGTTGTTTGGAACACCAAATCAATTAGTTGCCTTGAATTCGTCACCTGGAAATGATCAGATGAGTGTTGAGGATAGCATGGCTGATGACCCTGTCCAACCATCTGCTTCGCTGGGGACACTTGGGCAACCAACCAACATGCCTTCACCAAATTTTATTTATGGTTCTCCAGCTGCTCCTGGTGGACAGCAAACCTTTCAATTTGGAAGCCAGCAAAATAATTTTGCTCCATCTCCATTCCAACCAGCTCCAAATTTAGATTTCACCGCTGGAAGTAGCTTCTCTTGGGGAACTGGAGGTGGAGATAAGTCTGGTCGAAAATTTGTTAAAGTCAGAAGAGATAAGCATCGGAGAAAGTAG
- the LOC122037633 gene encoding nuclear pore complex protein NUP1-like isoform X1 — translation MAEYEGSGGGIGGKIRRRYFRRTTPYDRPATAARPIRELQAAERRNGWLSKLVDPASRAIAWSASILFPSVFQGRLEAPLPATSEAKQGSEKEVLEEYHANLLPARQEQFPSHGKNPFNYLNTGNAQDGTHSSCTDGELDQLLIKKTYTRSEYDRIAQILRLRVTETSKPVENNDMGEVPDKVDNQKQCPISPTVQPTSSYVKNNKAVASAEEAKNTCSFHGNDASQASLLSVSKEEVGSPTKIAKGYMSLRPSELYPTALSMQTQNFMMDRTFPNGPSHAKQSFDKSMALRSLVQHSQPLEFTNSELHGRSTFNKMSHSPYFKPHSVANTEVSNPYEITPQNHTRLKLHGRSAIYKMARSPYLKPHSVANPRKMLKRGSSVLDDGIGPVSPIRRIRHKSNITSPPRSSFSSMRHFPSSSTYVDPSSVPSSQKLLHWSEQKKNDKDLHNVESIMSPIVPIPPQSSEMARKILEQLDKLAPAPKVKSSNLKIGMDESPLMLTHDILSSPALKSMEKIEMTKFVNVQENGSSESPKDGLHQRNPISEKQYMAEETGSAASDPPKFERVVTEVKPSVSATHFTVSDVATIPTTRKPAFQMSVPEDLDELDDESDSIKDSSTSANGKSELLPDIQITQIAETRLEASKISSSNGVLVSTSMLDANAMKVPNVSGNGDLNGLDFPVLPLPGSSSMPSTIPTSAMPPFQPTPLKEKASSPILKDGSMVYSAGSPSMTAGSDGPNFLARDHNRKGIFSDFDKVGKTLKGGDIFNALGNATPSSLSTSPNWSLTTSFGISSTSKLSNDTASLTNEPMKPSIFTSSNSTTPSTSVSLSSTVSTSSVPPLSVFTSMSSSPSPPSALSSDSTSLNGLLKFGVPSQPSGASSLFSISSSQSISFGASAGSSFSSQPVANSSAVSKPLLSTSVDAIQASTSAAPLFGLSSAATKPLGASSGLTFPTFTGSSSNSSSSTTTMSTLNFGSSSGFSLSRYTISSQSAGSSSSLISTAPFGLSSVSPIFTGKSSESGSSSTVVSSSGLSLSSANASSQSSGSSNSLVSTAPFGSTNAAFLPGTTFSINFGASTASFGSSTQESQSSVSVPTFGSISSSPIAGFSFGVNTQASQSSVSIPTFDSTSSSPVTGFSFGVNTQASQSSVSVSTFNSTSSSPSTGFSFGSAPSGSSPFPFVASSMPAFSFGSTGSTSSLSASPAPLLFGTPNQLVALNSSPGNDQMSVEDSMADDPVQPSASLGTLGQPTNMPSPNFIYGSPAAPGGQQTFQFGSQQNNFAPSPFQPAPNLDFTAGSSFSWGTGGGDKSGRKFVKVRRDKHRRK, via the exons ATGGCGGAGTATGAAGGCAGCGGGGGAGGGATCGGTGGCAAGATCCGGAGGCGCTACTTTCGTCGTACGACGCCCTACGACCGTCCCGCCACGGCCGCGAGGCCCATCCGCGAGCTCCAAGCGGCGGAACGCCGCAACGGCTGGCTGTCCAAGCTCGTGGACCCGGCTTCCCGGGCCATTGCATGGAGCGCGTCGATCCTCTTTCCCTCCGTCTTTCAGGGGCGGCTGGAGGCTCCCCTGCCTGCTACATCAG AGGCAAAGCAGGGATCTGAGAAAGAAGTCCTTGAAGAATACCATGCT AATTTACTACCGGCAAGACAAGAGCAATTTCCCAGTCATGGAAAGAATCCTTTTAACTATCTTAATACTGGCAATGCTCAGGATGGGACTCATTCTTCTTGTACTGATGGAGAACTTGATCAACTACTGATTAAGAAAACTTATACAAG GAGTGAGTATGATCGCATTGCTCAGATATTACGTCTTAGAGTTACAGAAACAAGTAAGCCAGTTGAAAATAATGACATGGGAGAAGTCCCTGATAAAGTGGATAACCAGAAGCAGTGTCCTATTAGTCCAACAGTACAACCAACATCAAGTTATGTCAAAAACAATAAGGCTGTTGCCTCAGCTGAAGAAGCAAAAAACACCTGTAGCTTTCATGGAAATGATGCATCTCAAGCTAGCTTATTATCT GTTTCCAAGGAAGAAGTTGGATCACCAACCAAAATTGCTAAAGGTTACATGAGTTTGAGGCCTTCTGAATTATATCCAACAGCTCTAAGCATGCAAACTCAAAATTTCATGATGGATAGAACTTTTCCTAATGGTCCTTCACATGCCAAGCAATCATTTGACAAATCAATGGCATTAAGATCCCTAGTCCAACATTCACAGCCACTTGAGTTTACAAATTCAGAACTTCATGGCAGATCAACATTCAATAAAATGTCTCATTCTCCATATTTTAAGCCCCATTCAGTGGCTAATACAGAA GTTTCTAATCCTTATGAGATTACACCTCAGAACCATACACGTCTGAAACTTCATGGGAGATCAGCAATATACAAAATGGCTCGTTCTCCATACCTCAAGCCCCATTCGGTCGCTAACCCAAGG AAGATGCTGAAACGAGGGAGCTCAGTTTTGGATGATGGAATTGGACCTGTTAGCCCCATTCGTCGGATTCGCCACAAGTCTAATATAACATCTCCACCAAGAAGCTCATTCTCATCAATGCGACATTTTCCTTCTTCCTCAACTTATGTTGATCCATCTTCTGTACCTTCGAGCCAAAAGCTTCTGCACTGGAGTGAGCAAAAGAAGAATGATAAGGACCTACATAATGTTGAAAGTATCATGTCTCCCATTGTTCCAATTCCTCCTCAATCCAGTGAAATGGCTAGGAAGATACTTGAGCAACTTGATAAATTAGCTCCTGCTCCAAAAGTGAAATCATCTAATTTGAAAATTGGCATGGATGAATCACCTCTTATGCTAACTCACGACATTCTGAGTAGCCCGGCCCTCAAAAGTATGGAGAAAATTGAAATGACTAAGTTTGTGAATGTGCAAGAAAATGGTAGTTCTGAATCTCCCAAAGATGGCCTTCATCAAAGAAATCCTATTTCTGAGAAGCAATATATGGCTGAAGAAACTGGATCTGCAGCCTCTGATCCTCCAAAATTTGAAAGAGTTGTTACAGAGGTCAAGCCTAGTGTATCAGCTACACATTTTACTGTTTCAGATGTTGCTACTATCCCTACTACAAGAAAACCTGCCTTCCAGATGAGTGTTCCTGAG GACCTTGATGAATTGGACGATGAAAGTGATTCGATAAAGGATTCTTCTACAAGTGCAAATGGTAAATCTGAGCTGTTACCAGACATCCAGATCACACAAATTGCAGAAACTAGGTTGGAGGCTTCTAAAATTTCTTCCTCTAATGGTGTTCTTGTATCTACATCAATGTTGGATGCAAATGCCATGAAGGTTCCTAATGTGTCTGGTAATGGTGACTTAAATGGATTAGATTTTCCTGTGTTACCTCTGCCTGGTTCTTCATCAATGCCTTCGACAATTCCGACTTCAGCCATGCCTCCTTTCCAACCTACACCTCTAAAAGAGAAAGCCTCATCTCCTATTCTAAAAGATGGGTCGATGGTATATTCAGCTGGATCTCCTTCAATGACAGCTGGTTCTGATGGCCCAAATTTTCTTGCAAG GGATCATAACAGAAAAGGCATATTTTCAGATTTTGATAAAGTTGGTAAAACATTGAAGGGTGGAGATATATTCAATGCATTAGGAAATGCTACTCCGTCAAGCTTGTCAACTTCACCTAACTGGAGCTTAACAACTAGTTTTGGCATTTCTTCAACTTCCAAATTAAGTAATGATACTGCTTCTTTGACAAATGAGCCTATGAAGCCATCCATTTTCACTTCGAGCAACTCTACCACTCCAAGCACCTCTGTTTCTTTGTCAAGCACTGTTAGCACTTCTTCCGTCCCTCCATTGTCAGTATTTACAAGCATGAGCAGTAGCCCTTCTCCTCCATCGGCTTTATCGTCAGATTCAACTTCTTTAAATGGACTTTTAAAATTTGGTGTACCATCACAGCCTAGTGGTGCTAGTTCATTATTTTCTATCAGCAGTTCTCAGAGCATTTCTTTTGGGGCTTCAGCTGGATCAAGTTTTTCTAGTCAGCCAGTAGCGAATAGTTCTGCTGTGTCAAAACCTTTGTTGAGCACATCTGTTGATGCCATTCAGGCATCAACTTCTGCTGCCCCTTTATTTGGTTTATCAAGTGCTGCTACTAAACCTCTTGGTGCAAGTTCTGGTCTCACATTCCCTACTTTTACTGGATCATCTTCAAACTCTAGCAGTTCTACTACCACTATGTCAACATTAAATTTTGGTTCAAGTTCTGGCTTTTCCCTTTCCAGGTATACCATTTCATCTCAAAGTGCTGGAAGCAGCAGCTCCTTAATATCAACTGCTCCTTTTGGTTTAAGCAGTGTTTCCCCTATCTTTACTGGAAAATCTTCAGAATCTGGTAGTTCTAGTACAGTTGTATCAAGTTCTGGTCTTTCCCTTTCTAGTGCTAATGCTTCATCTCAAAGTTCTGGCAGCAGCAACTCCCTTGTCTCAACTGCACCTTTTGGCTCAACCAATGCTGCTTTTTTGCCTGGTACTACTTTTTCGATCAACTTTGGTGCAAGCACTGCATCATTTGGCTCAAGTACCCAGGAATCCCAATCATCAGTATCTGTCCCTACTTTTGGTTCCATATCATCTTCACCGATTGCAGGGTTTTCATTTGGCGTAAACACTCAAGCATCCCAATCATCAGTCTCTATCCCTACTTTTGATTCCACATCATCTTCACCAGTTACAGGATTTTCATTTGGCGTAAACACTCAAGCATCCCAATCATCAGTCTCTGTCTCTACGTTTAATTCTACATCATCTTCGCCATCTACAGGGTTTTCGTTTGGATCGGCTCCTTCAGGGAGCTCAccttttccatttgttgcatcttcGATGCCAGCATTTTCATTTGGTTCAACTGGAAGCACATCATCCCTTTCTGCCTCTCCTGCACCATTGTTGTTTGGAACACCAAATCAATTAGTTGCCTTGAATTCGTCACCTGGAAATGATCAGATGAGTGTTGAGGATAGCATGGCTGATGACCCTGTCCAACCATCTGCTTCGCTGGGGACACTTGGGCAACCAACCAACATGCCTTCACCAAATTTTATTTATGGTTCTCCAGCTGCTCCTGGTGGACAGCAAACCTTTCAATTTGGAAGCCAGCAAAATAATTTTGCTCCATCTCCATTCCAACCAGCTCCAAATTTAGATTTCACCGCTGGAAGTAGCTTCTCTTGGGGAACTGGAGGTGGAGATAAGTCTGGTCGAAAATTTGTTAAAGTCAGAAGAGATAAGCATCGGAGAAAGTAG